A region from the Metopolophium dirhodum isolate CAU chromosome 9, ASM1992520v1, whole genome shotgun sequence genome encodes:
- the LOC132952835 gene encoding solute carrier family 2, facilitated glucose transporter member 8-like, with the protein MAELKSSKIDAENAKNEYSLFKSSLAQIGTIIVQNVIMLGFGMSLAIPTVVIGSLMSDEVDGGGGDSMTLTETEASWYGSVLLVCHPTGGLLSGVLQEIVGRKWCMALVSVPQLVGWYVLWRAGNAFDLYVSCVALGLSMGLSEAPVLTYVGETVEPRLRGPLSSVSTFTIMLGSFVAYLMSTVMPWRTVAMINMAVPVISFAAVVLLTPESPVWLLSRNRPDEAKKSLAYLRGCVSTADVEDEFSELSIYAGFNKSVDLEQYADCGIDQRRLSYVKYLQINTNDTTNAEIDILANQNQIGFLDTLKSFWSPELNRPFLFIMLFFFFWSFATFIPAKPYLIAVFGEIGLPCTAQWTLVYTSILTLVGTLLNVLTVAKFGKRPITLVSMALCAFSMLGIGMYMLSTTYFSFSSTWIPMILLNALFFFSGYGVFPIPWMLVSEIYPTKGRGIASGLTAALAFLMTFVLTKFFLEMQEWFTLPGLFIVYGSITLVGTLYLYACMPETENKTLQDIEHFFIGDLDDYEDHDN; encoded by the exons ATCGGTACGATCATCGTGCAAAATGTGATAATGTTGGGCTTTGGCATGTCGCTGGCCATTCCGACGGTGGTCATCGGGTCGCTGATGTCAGACGAAGTCGATGGCGGCGGAGGCGACAGCATGACATTGACGGAAACGGAAGCGTCGTGGTACGGCAGCGTGCTGTTGGTATGCCACCCAACGGGAGGCCTGCTGTCGGGCGTGCTGCAGGAGATCGTGGGCCGCAAGTGGTGCATGGCCCTGGTCAGCGTGCCGCAGCTGGTCGGCTGGTACGTGCTGTGGCGGGCCGGCAACGCGTTCGATCTGTACGTGTCGTGCGTGGCGCTCGGCCTGAGCATGGGCCTAAGCGAGGCGCCAGTGCTGACGTACGTGGGCGAGACGGTCGAGCCCAGGCTCCGTGGACCACTGTCATCGGTGTCCACGTTCACCATCATGCTCGGTTCGTTCGTCGCCTACCTCATGTCCACGGTCATGCCGTGGCGGACGGTCGCCATGATCAACATGGCCGTGCCCGTCATATCGTTTGCCGCCGTCGTGCTCCTG ACCCCCGAATCGCCAGTATGGCTGTTGTCGAGGAACAGGCCCGATGAGGCGAAAAAGTCGTTGGCCTACCTGAGGGGTTGCGTGAGCACGGCCGACGTGGAAGACGAGTTTTCCGAGCTTTCGATTTACGCAGGATTCAACAAGTCCGTCGATCTCGAGCAGTACGCCGACTGCGGAATAGACCAACGGCGTCTGTCGTACGTCAAGTACCTGCAGATCAACACCAACGACACTACCAACG CCGAAATCGACATTCTCGCCAATCAAAACCAGATCGGTTTTCTGGATACACTGAAAAGTTTTTGGTCACCAGAACTCAACCGGCCGTTCTTGTTCATAATgctcttcttcttcttctggTCGTTCGCCACGTTCATACCAGCCAAACCGTACCTGATAGCTGTGTTTGGCGAAATCGGTTTACCATGCACTGCTCAATGGACACTG gtcTATACTTCTATATTAACCTTAGTAGGAACTCTTTTGAACGTGTTGACCGTCGCCAAGTTCGGCAAACGTCCTATCACATTGGTTTCGATGGCGCTCTGTGCTTTTTCGATGCTCGGAATTGGAATGTACATGCTTTCTACTACTTATTTCTCGTTTTCGTCTACGTGGATACCGATGATATTGTTGAACGCCTTATTCTTCTTCTCCGGTTACGGTGTATTTCCCATTCCATGGATGTTGGTCAGTGAAATATATCCGACAAA GGGACGCGGCATCGCAAGTGGACTAACGGCCGCGTTGGCGTTTTTGATGACGTTCGTTTTGacgaaattttttttggaaatgcaAGAGTGGTTCACTCTCCCCGGGCTGTTCATTGTTTACGGATCGATCACGTTAGTCGGAACTCTCTACCTGTACGCGTGCATGCCCGAAACTGAAAACAAAACGCTGCAAGATATCGAACACTTTTTCATCGGTGACTTGGACGACTACGAGGACCACGATAATTAA